A stretch of Cicer arietinum cultivar CDC Frontier isolate Library 1 chromosome 5, Cicar.CDCFrontier_v2.0, whole genome shotgun sequence DNA encodes these proteins:
- the LOC101511245 gene encoding putative cyclin-A3-1 — MVETRASKRKTNATQNQNQPHKKKRVVLGELPNSTNAIVPHTQTHDSKNLKNQKHKKSNTHDNVDGPVVSEVYKHLRKTEMEKKRRPMKDYMEIVQRDITSNMRGILVDWLVEVAEEYKLLSDTLHLAVSYIDRFLSLNRISRIKLQLLGVSAMLIASKYEEISPPHVEEFCFITDNTYDKDEVLEMETDILKALDFEMGNPTVKTFLRRFHGIACEKKNASSLQFEFLTYYLAELSLLDYHCLRFLPSLMAASVIFLARFIVWPKTCTWTSALQEYTAYKPIELKECVLFLHDLYMARRGESFEATREKYNQHKFKYVANFPSPPHLPSHLFKAE, encoded by the exons atggTGGAGACTCGCGCCTCAAAGAGAAAAACTAATGCAACCCAAAATCAAAACCAACCTCACAAGAAGAAACGCGTCGTGTTGGGTGAACTTCCCAATTCAACCAACGCCATTGTTCCTCATACTCAAACACACGATTCAAAAAACctcaaaaaccaaaaacacaagaaatcaaacACACATGACAATGTCGATGGCCCAGTTGTTTCCGAAGTTTACAAGCATCTTCGCAAAACAGAG atggAGAAAAAGAGAAGACCAATGAAGGATTACATGGAGATTGTTCAGAGAGATATTACATCAAACATGAGAGGGATATTGGTGGATTGGTTAGTTGAAGTTGCTGAAGAATACAAGCTTCTTTCAGATACCCTTCATCTCGCTGTTTCATACATTGATAGATTTTTATCTCTTAACCGTATCAGCAGAATCAAGCTTCAATTGTTGGGTGTTTCTGCCATGCTCATTGCATC gAAGTATGAAGAAATTAGTCCTCCCCATGTGGAAGAGTTCTGCTTCATTACTGATAATACATATGACAAGGACGag GTTTTAGAGATGGAAACTGACATACTCAAGGCACTAGATTTTGAAATGGGCAACCCAACTGTTAAAACTTTTCTAAG GCGGTTTCATGGAATTGCCtgtgagaaaaaaaat GCTTCAAGTTTGCAGTTTGAGTTCTTGACTTACTATCTTGCTGAGCTTAGTTTATTGGATTATCATTGTTTGAGATTTTTGCCTTCTTTGATGGCTGCATCTGTTATATTTCTTGCTAGATTCATTGTTTGGCCTAAAACTTGCACTTGG ACATCAGCCCTGCAAGAATACACTGCGTATAAACCAATAGAGTTGAAAGAATGTGTTCTCTTCTTACATGATTTATATATGGCTAGAAGGGGAGAGTCATTTGAAGCTACTAGAGAGAAATACAATCAGCATAAg TTTAAATATGTAGCAAATTTTCCTTCGCCTCCTCATTTACCAAGTCATCTGTTCAAAGCAGAGTGA